The following proteins are encoded in a genomic region of Mesoplodon densirostris isolate mMesDen1 chromosome 12, mMesDen1 primary haplotype, whole genome shotgun sequence:
- the PDCD2 gene encoding programmed cell death protein 2 isoform X3 produces MSAPMAAASVGLAELGFVEAAPAWRLRSEQFPSKVGGRPAWLGAAGLPGPARLACALCGRPLAFLLQLYAPLPGRADAFHRGLFLFCCRTPPCCAGLRVFRNQLPRRNDFYAYEPPSEDPPPETGESVCLQLESGAHLCRVCGCLGPKTCSRCHKAHYCSKEHQTLDWRLGHKQACPQAGEAPEEELDSMAKHESREDRIFQKFKTKISLEPEQILRYGRGLAPIWISGENIPQEKDIPDCPCGAKRIFEFQVMPHLLNYLKADSLGRSVDWGVLAIFTCAESCGLGTGYTEEFVWKQDLTDAP; encoded by the exons ATGTCTGCGCCCATGGCAGCCGCGAGCGTCGGGCTGGCTGAACTGGGTTTTGTGGAGGCGGCGCCGGCGTGGCGGCTGCGCAGCGAGCAGTTCCCCAGCAAGGTGGGCGGCCGGCCGGCGTGGCTCGGCGCAGCCGGGCTGCCGGGGCCCGCGAGGCTGGCCTGCGCGCTGTGCGGCCGCCCACTGGCCTTCTTGCTGCAGCTGTACGCACCGCTTCCGGGCCGCGCCGACGCCTTCCACCGCGGTCTCTTCCTTTTCTGCTGCCGAACGCCACCGTGCTGCGCCGGCCTACGCG TTTTTAGAAATCAGTTGCCCAGGAGAAATGACTTCTACGCCTATGAGCCACCTTCTGAGGATCCTCCGCCAGAGACAGGAGAATCCGTGTGCCTCCAGCTCGAGTCTGGTGCTCATCTCTGCAGAGTTTGTGGCTGTTTAGGCCCCAAAACATGCTCCAGATGTCACAAGGCACATTACTGCAGCAAGGAGCATCAGACTCTGGACTGGAGATTGGGACATAAGCAGGCTTGTCCACAAGCAG GTGAAGCACCTGAGGAAGAATTGGATTCCATGGCAAAACATGAATCTAGGGAAGATAGAATTTTCCAGAAGTTTAAAACCAAAATATCCCTTGAACCAGAACAG ATTCTCAGATATGGCAGAGGGCTTGCCCCCATCTGGATCTCTGGTGAAAATATCCCTCAAGAAAAGGATATTCCAGATTGCCCCTGTGGTGCCAAGAGAATATTTGAATTCCAG GTCATGCCTCATCTGCTCAACTACCTGAAGGCTGACAGTCTGGGCAGGAGTGTCGACTGGGGCGTCCTGGCCATCTTCACCTGTGCTGAAAGCTGTGGCCTGGGCACTGGCTACACAGAGGAATTTGTTTGGAAGCAAGATCTGACAGATGCCCCCTAA
- the PDCD2 gene encoding programmed cell death protein 2 isoform X1, with product MSAPMAAASVGLAELGFVEAAPAWRLRSEQFPSKVGGRPAWLGAAGLPGPARLACALCGRPLAFLLQLYAPLPGRADAFHRGLFLFCCRTPPCCAGLRVFRNQLPRRNDFYAYEPPSEDPPPETGESVCLQLESGAHLCRVCGCLGPKTCSRCHKAHYCSKEHQTLDWRLGHKQACPQAGDLDSTVPDHSFLFPEFEIVIETEDEIMPEFVEKDDESEIIGSMGEAPEEELDSMAKHESREDRIFQKFKTKISLEPEQILRYGRGLAPIWISGENIPQEKDIPDCPCGAKRIFEFQVMPHLLNYLKADSLGRSVDWGVLAIFTCAESCGLGTGYTEEFVWKQDLTDAP from the exons ATGTCTGCGCCCATGGCAGCCGCGAGCGTCGGGCTGGCTGAACTGGGTTTTGTGGAGGCGGCGCCGGCGTGGCGGCTGCGCAGCGAGCAGTTCCCCAGCAAGGTGGGCGGCCGGCCGGCGTGGCTCGGCGCAGCCGGGCTGCCGGGGCCCGCGAGGCTGGCCTGCGCGCTGTGCGGCCGCCCACTGGCCTTCTTGCTGCAGCTGTACGCACCGCTTCCGGGCCGCGCCGACGCCTTCCACCGCGGTCTCTTCCTTTTCTGCTGCCGAACGCCACCGTGCTGCGCCGGCCTACGCG TTTTTAGAAATCAGTTGCCCAGGAGAAATGACTTCTACGCCTATGAGCCACCTTCTGAGGATCCTCCGCCAGAGACAGGAGAATCCGTGTGCCTCCAGCTCGAGTCTGGTGCTCATCTCTGCAGAGTTTGTGGCTGTTTAGGCCCCAAAACATGCTCCAGATGTCACAAGGCACATTACTGCAGCAAGGAGCATCAGACTCTGGACTGGAGATTGGGACATAAGCAGGCTTGTCCACAAGCAG GTGATTTGGACAGTACAGTTCCAGACCACAGCTTCCTTTTTCCAGAATTTGAAATTGTAATAGAAACAGAAGATGAGATTATGCCTGAATTTGTGGAAAAAGATGATGAATCAGAGATTATAGGTAGCATGG GTGAAGCACCTGAGGAAGAATTGGATTCCATGGCAAAACATGAATCTAGGGAAGATAGAATTTTCCAGAAGTTTAAAACCAAAATATCCCTTGAACCAGAACAG ATTCTCAGATATGGCAGAGGGCTTGCCCCCATCTGGATCTCTGGTGAAAATATCCCTCAAGAAAAGGATATTCCAGATTGCCCCTGTGGTGCCAAGAGAATATTTGAATTCCAG GTCATGCCTCATCTGCTCAACTACCTGAAGGCTGACAGTCTGGGCAGGAGTGTCGACTGGGGCGTCCTGGCCATCTTCACCTGTGCTGAAAGCTGTGGCCTGGGCACTGGCTACACAGAGGAATTTGTTTGGAAGCAAGATCTGACAGATGCCCCCTAA
- the PDCD2 gene encoding programmed cell death protein 2 isoform X2, with translation MSAPMAAASVGLAELGFVEAAPAWRLRSEQFPSKVGGRPAWLGAAGLPGPARLACALCGRPLAFLLQLYAPLPGRADAFHRGLFLFCCRTPPCCAGLRVFRNQLPRRNDFYAYEPPSEDPPPETGESVCLQLESGAHLCRVCGCLGPKTCSRCHKAHYCSKEHQTLDWRLGHKQACPQAGDLDSTVPDHSFLFPEFEIVIETEDEIMPEFVEKDDESEIIGSMGYQKYLLSYKDSILLGMAVFQVAEIPEVKHLRKNWIPWQNMNLGKIEFSRSLKPKYPLNQNRFSDMAEGLPPSGSLVKISLKKRIFQIAPVVPREYLNSRSCLICSTT, from the exons ATGTCTGCGCCCATGGCAGCCGCGAGCGTCGGGCTGGCTGAACTGGGTTTTGTGGAGGCGGCGCCGGCGTGGCGGCTGCGCAGCGAGCAGTTCCCCAGCAAGGTGGGCGGCCGGCCGGCGTGGCTCGGCGCAGCCGGGCTGCCGGGGCCCGCGAGGCTGGCCTGCGCGCTGTGCGGCCGCCCACTGGCCTTCTTGCTGCAGCTGTACGCACCGCTTCCGGGCCGCGCCGACGCCTTCCACCGCGGTCTCTTCCTTTTCTGCTGCCGAACGCCACCGTGCTGCGCCGGCCTACGCG TTTTTAGAAATCAGTTGCCCAGGAGAAATGACTTCTACGCCTATGAGCCACCTTCTGAGGATCCTCCGCCAGAGACAGGAGAATCCGTGTGCCTCCAGCTCGAGTCTGGTGCTCATCTCTGCAGAGTTTGTGGCTGTTTAGGCCCCAAAACATGCTCCAGATGTCACAAGGCACATTACTGCAGCAAGGAGCATCAGACTCTGGACTGGAGATTGGGACATAAGCAGGCTTGTCCACAAGCAG GTGATTTGGACAGTACAGTTCCAGACCACAGCTTCCTTTTTCCAGAATTTGAAATTGTAATAGAAACAGAAGATGAGATTATGCCTGAATTTGTGGAAAAAGATGATGAATCAGAGATTATAGGTAGCATGG GGTATCAGAAATATCTTCTGAGTTACAAAGACTCGATCCTGTTGGGGATGGCGGTGTTTCAGGTGGCTGAGATTCCAGAG GTGAAGCACCTGAGGAAGAATTGGATTCCATGGCAAAACATGAATCTAGGGAAGATAGAATTTTCCAGAAGTTTAAAACCAAAATATCCCTTGAACCAGAACAG ATTCTCAGATATGGCAGAGGGCTTGCCCCCATCTGGATCTCTGGTGAAAATATCCCTCAAGAAAAGGATATTCCAGATTGCCCCTGTGGTGCCAAGAGAATATTTGAATTCCAG GTCATGCCTCATCTGCTCAACTACCTGA